TGAAGGATAATGGATACAGGCACTTATCTTGTATCTTACGTCGAACTCAGGTTAGTTAGGTATTGACATTTGGTCATTGATAACAATAATTGTCGACATTCTTTGATGATGTGAGAAATTGAGTTTATGCCTACCAATAGTGAACACATTGAGTCACCATTAACCCCTTCCTCGTCGAGGAAGCGGAATCCTTGGATTGCTGGAATACTTGCCGTGGGTGCTTGTGCTATGGGCCTGGGAATGGCCAAGATGATGCTGGACATGGGATATTACATGGGGCAAATGACTGCCTACGTGGGGAGTATGTCAAATAATGTTGATCATATGTCAAAGGATATTGGAGTGATGCGTGACCAATTCCTTCAAATGACTCAATACGTTGGCGGTATGGAATTTACGCTCAAGGAGCTTAATTCCCATATGATCGACATGAGCGCCACCGTCATGGAAATGGATAACCATATGACGCTCATGCAAAGCAATATCAAGGAAATTCAGGCAAGCATGGCCGGCGACATGGCTACGATGCGCACCAATCTTGGAGAATTGACTGGTTATGTGAGGCTAATGACGGGTAACGTTACCGGGATGAATGTCCAGATGAATCAAATGGTGCGTGATATACATCGTGGATCATCTTCGTTTAGTTCTCCAGTGGACTATATGAATAACATGATGTCGCCGCCATGATTGTCATTCGAGTTGATATTCTGTCTCTCGATTTGGATTGCCTTGCTGGAAATTATCTATGCGCGTGAGATTTACATATTTCCCGGGAATGTTCTCTCTTGGCCTACTCCTGGCGATTTCGGCCTGTTCCCGGGTGGAATTACCGTCCGTTCCACCAATACTCCCCTATCAACCATCCCCTTTTCTATCCAGAGGATCGGAACACGACCATTCTCTAGTAATAGCAATCCCCGAGAACAAACCGCCCTATTTTAATGGCGCCACCAATGATGGCATTGAACGGGACATTCTCCAAGAGGCTTTTGCGTTGGTAGGAAAACATCCTGATTTCATGGAGACCGCAGATCGTAAGAAGAAATATGACGCAACTCGTTTTAATATTGAATGTGTCTCCAGTATTTCCGAAGAATATAGATTGGATTCTGCAAGTTATTTCTCGGATCAGGTGGTGTCTTACCACTACAAGCTATTTACGCTGAGAAAGAAAAATATGGTTATTAGGGACTATAGCGACCTGGCCGGGAAAACAGTGGAGGCATTTAGCTCCGGTACTCGTTACCTTGGGAAGCATTTTACGGAAGTTATTCCGAAGATGTCGGCCTATGCTGAGCATGTAAATCGATTCAGTCAGGTGGCATTGCTGTTGCTTGGCCGTGTTGATGTCCTGGTGATAGACCGTGACATGTTCCATTTTATTAGTAGTAATCTACTCACTACCCGCCCGGAAAGCTACGATGGGGATGTCGTAGAATCACAATTAGAAAAAGCAGTTGACCTTAAAATCGCCTGCCATAATAAAGAAACCGTAGATTATTTTAATAAGGGGCTTGCCATGTTGCGTTCCAGTCATCGCTACGAGGAGATTTTTAGGCACTATCTACACAATTGAGCGAATGTGTAGATTCCAACAGAAAACCAACGCAACTGGAGTGCAATGCAAGTATTACACTTCAGTTGCGCAACTTTGTACTGGTTGTCGAATAGAATACTCCTTACGTCGCCACAGAAAATAGATCGCCGGATAGACCAGTAGCTCCATGATGAATGAGGTGGCAAGGCCACCGACCATCGGTGCGGCGATGCGTTTCATGAGGTCGGCCCCCGTGCCGGTGGACCACATAATCGGTAAGAGTCCGATCAGAGCTGCACATACTGTCATTGCCTTCGGTCGTACCCGTTTTACGGCGCCGTGAATGATTGCTTCGACTAGATCATCACTGCTATGCAAATGACCGCGTGTCTTGGCGTCGTTATAGGAAAGGTCGAGGAATAGCAGCATGAATACGCCCGTCTCGGCATCCAGACCCATGAGTGCAATCATGCCGATCCAAACAGCAATGGATAGGTTATAACCAAGAAAATATAGTAGCCAAATCGCACCCACCGCCGAGAATGGTACCGCAAGCATTACCACCCCTGCTTTAAAGGCTGAGTGAGTATTCAGGTAGAGCAATCCGAAAATAAGTACCAACGTTAGCGGCAGGATCAGCTTCAGGCGTTCTTGTACCCGTAGCATATTCTCGTACTGTCCACTCCATGACAGAGCATAGCCCGTTGGGAGTTTTACCGTAGTGGCGACCGCTTGCTTGGCGTGTTCTACGTAGTGACCTACGTCGATCTTTGCAGTATCGAAATCCACGTATACGTAGCCCGCTAGCAACCCGTTTTCGTCGCGAATCATCGACGGCCCCTCGACCAATTTAATCTCCGCTATCTCCGCCATCGGAATCTCCGCCCGACCTCTGGGTAAAGACAATCGCATCCGTTTGAGCGCATCGATATCTTCCCGGAAATCGCGAGCGTAGCGCACATTTACCCCATAACGTTGTCGTCCCTCGATAGTGGTGGTCTGATTATCACCGCCTACCGCAGTTATCACCATCGTATTGGCGTCATCAATCGATAGACCGTAACGAGCGAGTTGGCCACGATTAAGAATAAAATCGAGAAAGTAACCGCCTGCCACCCGTTCGGAAAATACGCTACGCGTCTCGGGTAGATCCCGGATCCTTGC
This window of the Gammaproteobacteria bacterium genome carries:
- a CDS encoding conserved hypothetical protein (Evidence 4 : Unknown function but conserved in other organisms), translated to MPTNSEHIESPLTPSSSRKRNPWIAGILAVGACAMGLGMAKMMLDMGYYMGQMTAYVGSMSNNVDHMSKDIGVMRDQFLQMTQYVGGMEFTLKELNSHMIDMSATVMEMDNHMTLMQSNIKEIQASMAGDMATMRTNLGELTGYVRLMTGNVTGMNVQMNQMVRDIHRGSSSFSSPVDYMNNMMSPP
- a CDS encoding putative PBPb domain-containing protein (Evidence 3 : Putative function from multiple computational evidences), translated to MRVRFTYFPGMFSLGLLLAISACSRVELPSVPPILPYQPSPFLSRGSEHDHSLVIAIPENKPPYFNGATNDGIERDILQEAFALVGKHPDFMETADRKKKYDATRFNIECVSSISEEYRLDSASYFSDQVVSYHYKLFTLRKKNMVIRDYSDLAGKTVEAFSSGTRYLGKHFTEVIPKMSAYAEHVNRFSQVALLLLGRVDVLVIDRDMFHFISSNLLTTRPESYDGDVVESQLEKAVDLKIACHNKETVDYFNKGLAMLRSSHRYEEIFRHYLHN